The Variovorax sp. PMC12 genome segment GGAGGTAGTCGTGAAAGCCGACGCGGTGGTGCTGGCGCTGGGCGGTGCGAGCTGGGCGCGTCTGGGTTCCGACGGGGCGTGGGCGCCGTGGCTGCAGGCCAGGGGCGTGGAGGTGGCCCCGCTGCTGCCCGCCAACAGCGGCTTCGACGGCGAGGGGTGGAGCGAACACTTTTCGAGCCGATTCGCGGGGCAGCCTTTCAAGTCGGTCGCGATTTCGTTCACCGACAGCCAGGGCCGCCACTTCTCGCGCAAGGGCGAGTTCGTCGCGACGGCCACGGGCATCGAGGGCAGCCTGGTCTACGCGGCATCGGCGCTGCTGCGCGACGAGATTGCAGCGAACGGCAGCGCGACGCTGCTGCTCGACCTGCTGCCCGACCGCAATGCCGAGCAGGTGCTGGCGGCGGTGAAGCACCCGCGCGGCGCCCGCTCGCTGAGCAGCCACCTCAAGAGCCGGCTCGGCATCGAAGGCATCAAGGCCGGTGTGCTGCACGAGGCATTGAGCAAGGACGCGATGCACGACCCCGTGCAACTGGCGGCCACGATCAAGGCGGTGCCGCTGAAGCTGGTCGCGACGCGGCCCGTGGACGAGGCAATCAGCACGTCGGGCGGGGTGCGATTCGATGCGCTGGATTCTTCGCTGATGGCGAACGCGCTGCCCGGTGTGTTCGCTGCGGGGGAGATGCTGGACTGGGAGGCTCCGACCGGCGGCTATTTGCTCACGGCGTCGATGGCGAGCGGTGCTGCCGCGGCGCGGGGCGCCATTCAGCGGCTGGGGCTGTAGAAGCCCTGCGCCGCATCGGAGTTTTCGCTGAGTGAATTTGCAAGCTCCGTTTCATTTCGCGTGGAATGAAACGAAGCTGCGGAAGAGGTTGACGAGCCTTACCCCTGGCACTGACTACGCAGTTAGGGCTGCTTGGTTCCCCACCTGACCCGGTTGGCCACTTCACCATGCAGGGAGGCCCGTCAGCTCGTATTGTAACCCCCCAGGATGCGCGCACTTCGTGTCGCTTCTCCTTCCCCCCTGCTGGGGGCGACACCTGAGGCCCGGCGAAGCCGGTTCCTCGGTGTCCCGCGAAAAGACAGGGGCTTTTTTGTTTGCGGGGGTGACGCGGGCTTGGGAGCGACGCCGCGCCTTTTAGAATGCCCGCAATGTCTTATCTCGTGCTCGCTCGCAAGTTCCGCCCGAAAACCTTCGGTGAGATGGTCGGCCAGGGGCATGTGGTGCAGGCGCTCGAGAACGCGTTGACGACGCAGCGCCTGCATCACGCCTATCTTTTCACCGGCACCCGGGGGGTCGGCAAGACCACGGTCTCGCGGATCCTGGCGAAGTCGCTCAACTGCCAGGGGCCGGACGGGCAGGGCGGCATCACGGCCACGCCGTGCGGTGTCTGCCAGGCTTGCCGCGACATCGATTCCGGCCGTTTCGTCGACTACACCGAGCTCGACGCGGCCTCGAACCGCGGTGTCGACGAGGTGCAGTCGCTGCTCGAGCAAGCCGTGTACAAGCCGGTGCAGGGGCGCTTCAAGGTCTTCATGATCGACGAAGTGCACATGCTCACCAACACCGCGTTCAACGCGATGCTGAAGACGCTCGAGGAGCCGCCCGAGTACCTCAAGTTCGTGCTGGCCACGACCGATCCGCAGAAAGTGCCGGTCACGGTGCTGTCGCGCTGCCTGCAGTTCAACCTGCGGCCGATGGCGCCCGAGACGGTGCTCGAACACCTCACGAGCGTGCTGCAGACCGAAAACGTTCCGGCCGAGCCGCAGGCGCTGCGCCTGCTGGCGCGCGCGGCGCGCGGCTCGATGCGCGACGCGCTGTCGCTCACCGACCAGGCCATCGCATTCGGCAACGGCGAGCTTGTCGAGGCCGGCGTGCGGCAGATGCTCGGCAGCGTCGATCGCGGCCATGTGTTCCGCCTGATCGAGGCCCTGGCACAGGGCGACGGCAAGACGGTGGTCGAGACGTCCGAAGCGCTGCGCGTCGACGGCATGTCGGCCGCGTCCACGCTGGAAGAAATGACGGCCGTCCTGCAGGCCATGGCCGTATTGCAGGCCGTGCCCTCGCGCGCCGAGTCGGCCGATGCCGCCACCGACCCCGATGCCGCCGACACCGCGCGCCTCGCCGCGCTGATGCCTGCCGACGAGACGCAACTGCTCTACAGCCTCTGCCTGCACGGCCGTGGCGAGCTGGGCCTGGCGCCCGACGAGTACGCGGCGCTGACCATGGTGCTGTTGCGGCTCCTGGCCTTCAAGCCTTCCAACGCGGCTGCTTCGACAGCCTCCACGGAAAAAAAAACTCTGAATGAAGCCGCGGCTGCCGCGCCGCAGGCGCCGGCACGTGCCCCGGCACCCGCTCCAGTCCCTGCGCCGGTCGTGCGTCCGCCGGCCGAACAGCCGGCTGCCGTAGCCCCCGCGCCGGCCCCGACATCGCCAACGGCACCGGCTGGGCAGCGCCTTGCCGTGGTCGACGAACCCCGCCGCCAGCCCGAGCAGCGCCCCGAGCCGCCCGAAACGCCCGCCAAGGTCGTCGGCGTGCCCATCCGTGTGCAGCCTCCGCCCAGCGCGCGCGATGTTCCCCCCGCCGAAGGCTCGCAGCGCGTTCCCTACACGCCCATTCCCCAGAGCGAAGACGGCGATTTCTGGCACGCCACGGTCACGCAACTGGTTGCCTCCGAAGCCATCAACGCCCTCACGCGCGAACTGGCGCTGCAGTCGCAGCTGGTGGGCCGCGACACCGACCAGTGGATGCTGCGCATCGAGCGCGAGACGCTCAACCAGCCCTCCAGCCGCGAAAAGCTGACGGCCGCGCTCAACGGCCTCGGCCACGACGTCAAGCTCACGATCGAGATCGGCGCCGTGGTCGACAGCCCGGCCCGCCGCAACAGGCAGGCCGCCGACGAGCGCCAGCGCGTGGCCGAGGAAGCCATCTACAACGACCCCGAAGTGCAGGCGCTGATGCGCGACTTCGATGCGAAGATCGTCCCAGGAACCCTGAAACCGGCCTGAGCTTTCGTCTCTCTTATCCTTCTCCCATTTTCCAACCCAACAATCAGGACCAACGATGTTCAACAAAGGACAACTGGCCGGCCTCATGAAGCAGGCGCAGGCAATGCAGGACAACCTCAAGAAGGCCCAGGAAGAACTGGCCCACATCGAGGTCGAGGGCGAATCGGGCGCCGGCCTCGTCAAGGTCGTCATGACCTGCAAGCACGACGTCAAGCGCATCACCATCGACCCGAGCCTGCTGGCCGACGACAAGGACATGCTCGAAGACCTGGTGGCCGCGGCCTTCAACGCCGCCGTGCGCAAGGCCGAGGAAACCAGCGAGCAGAAGATGGGCAAGCTCACGGCCGGCATGCCGGGCCTCCCGCCCGGCATGAAGCTGCCGTTCTAAGCGGTACATGGCCGACGCCAGTTCGCTCGACGCCCTGGTCGATGCGCTGCGCCGCCTGCCCGGTGTCGGCGTGAAGTCGGCCTCGCGCATGGCTTTTCATCTGCTGCAGCACGACCGCGACGGCGCGCAGCTGCTCGCGCGCGCACTGCAGCAGGCCGCGGGCAACGTGCGGCACTGCGAACTCTGCAACACCTTCACCGAAGCGCCGATCTGCAGCGTCTGCATGGACTCGCGGCGCGACGTGAGCAAGCTCTGCGTGGTCGAGACGCCCGCCGACCAGGCCGCGCTGGAGCGCACCGGCGCATTCCGCGGCTATTACTTCGTGCTGATGGGCAAGCTCAGCCCGCTCGACGGCATCGGCCCCAACGACATCGGGCTGCAGAAGTTGTTCAACCGCGCGCTCGACGGCACGGTGAGCGAAGTCATCCTCGCCACCAACTTCACCGCCGAGGGCGAGGCCACCGCGCACGTGATCGGCGAAGCCCTCAAGCAGCGTGGGCTGACGGTGACGCGTCTGGCGCGCGGCGTGCCGGCCGGCAGCGAACTCGAATACGTAGACCTCGGCACCATCGCGCACGCGCTGGTGGACCGGCGGTAGCCACGCCGTCGCCGGAGACAAGACGACATGACTTTTTCACTGCTCACGGTAGCCTACTGGTGCGTGTTCATCGCCTGCGGCCTGCCGTACCTGGCCGCATGGATCGCCAAGGCGGGCAGCTTCGGTCCGCGCGACAACATGCAGCCGCGCGAATGGGCCGCGAAGCAGAGCGGCTGGCGCGCGCGTGCCAACAGCGCCCAGACCAACAGCTTCGAAGGGCTGCCGTTCTTCATCGGCGCCGTCATCATCGCGCACCAGCTTGGCGCGGCGCAGGGGCGGCTCGACATGCTCGCCGTGGCCTACGTGGTGCTGCGCGTGATCTATATCGGCCTCTACATCAAGGGCATCGGCGGCGCGCGCAGCGCGGTCTGGGCGCTCGGTTTCCTCGTTAACGCGGCGATTCTTTTCATCGGTCGATAGCCACGTGCGCAGGGCCTTCTGGAGGCCTTCATGCTTACGTGAAAACCCGCACGGGATGACCCCGATGCAGTCGCGTGATGCGGCCCCTAAGCTCGATTCAGTCCAGACGAATCACAGAGCCTCCAGGCACCGTTTCATGCTCCATCGCCGCGCCCTCATTTCCGCCTCCGCCATTGC includes the following:
- the dnaX gene encoding DNA polymerase III subunit gamma/tau, which codes for MSYLVLARKFRPKTFGEMVGQGHVVQALENALTTQRLHHAYLFTGTRGVGKTTVSRILAKSLNCQGPDGQGGITATPCGVCQACRDIDSGRFVDYTELDAASNRGVDEVQSLLEQAVYKPVQGRFKVFMIDEVHMLTNTAFNAMLKTLEEPPEYLKFVLATTDPQKVPVTVLSRCLQFNLRPMAPETVLEHLTSVLQTENVPAEPQALRLLARAARGSMRDALSLTDQAIAFGNGELVEAGVRQMLGSVDRGHVFRLIEALAQGDGKTVVETSEALRVDGMSAASTLEEMTAVLQAMAVLQAVPSRAESADAATDPDAADTARLAALMPADETQLLYSLCLHGRGELGLAPDEYAALTMVLLRLLAFKPSNAAASTASTEKKTLNEAAAAAPQAPARAPAPAPVPAPVVRPPAEQPAAVAPAPAPTSPTAPAGQRLAVVDEPRRQPEQRPEPPETPAKVVGVPIRVQPPPSARDVPPAEGSQRVPYTPIPQSEDGDFWHATVTQLVASEAINALTRELALQSQLVGRDTDQWMLRIERETLNQPSSREKLTAALNGLGHDVKLTIEIGAVVDSPARRNRQAADERQRVAEEAIYNDPEVQALMRDFDAKIVPGTLKPA
- a CDS encoding YbaB/EbfC family nucleoid-associated protein, with product MFNKGQLAGLMKQAQAMQDNLKKAQEELAHIEVEGESGAGLVKVVMTCKHDVKRITIDPSLLADDKDMLEDLVAAAFNAAVRKAEETSEQKMGKLTAGMPGLPPGMKLPF
- the recR gene encoding recombination mediator RecR, whose protein sequence is MADASSLDALVDALRRLPGVGVKSASRMAFHLLQHDRDGAQLLARALQQAAGNVRHCELCNTFTEAPICSVCMDSRRDVSKLCVVETPADQAALERTGAFRGYYFVLMGKLSPLDGIGPNDIGLQKLFNRALDGTVSEVILATNFTAEGEATAHVIGEALKQRGLTVTRLARGVPAGSELEYVDLGTIAHALVDRR
- a CDS encoding TIGR03862 family flavoprotein yields the protein MNVSPAVAVIGGGPAGLMAAEVLSASGAQVHVYDAMPSVGRKFLLAGRGGLNLTHSEPFDVFMSRFGDRRAQLEPMLGKFGPQQVREWAAGLGIETFVGTSGRVFPTDMKAAPLLRAWLHRLRAAGVQFHMRHRWLGDGAIDLGALRFATPAGEVVVKADAVVLALGGASWARLGSDGAWAPWLQARGVEVAPLLPANSGFDGEGWSEHFSSRFAGQPFKSVAISFTDSQGRHFSRKGEFVATATGIEGSLVYAASALLRDEIAANGSATLLLDLLPDRNAEQVLAAVKHPRGARSLSSHLKSRLGIEGIKAGVLHEALSKDAMHDPVQLAATIKAVPLKLVATRPVDEAISTSGGVRFDALDSSLMANALPGVFAAGEMLDWEAPTGGYLLTASMASGAAAARGAIQRLGL
- a CDS encoding MAPEG family protein — its product is MTFSLLTVAYWCVFIACGLPYLAAWIAKAGSFGPRDNMQPREWAAKQSGWRARANSAQTNSFEGLPFFIGAVIIAHQLGAAQGRLDMLAVAYVVLRVIYIGLYIKGIGGARSAVWALGFLVNAAILFIGR